A region of Sulfurimonas sp. DNA encodes the following proteins:
- a CDS encoding cation acetate symporter has product MHSLNLSAIVMFLLFVVGTLGITYWAWKKTKSAKDFYVAGGGITGFQNGMAIAGDYMSAASFLGISGLVYLKGYDGLIYSIGFLVGWPIILFMIAEPLRNLGKYTFGDVASFRLSQTSVRTLVTVGSITTVLLYLIAQMVGAGKLIELLFGLEYEVAVVLVGVLMVLYVTFGGMLATTWVQIVKAFLLLSGATFMAVAVMAHHDFNFGSLFAHAVELKGEAIMSPGGLVSDPISAISLAVALMFGTAGLPHILMRFFTVRDAKEARKSVFYATGFIGYFYVLTFIIGFGAIVMVYQNPDYLDATSTLLKSDFPILGGNNMAAIHLSHAVGGDFFLGFISAVAFATILAVVSGLTLAGASAISHDLYASVLKHGKADGMAEVRVSKYATVVLGGVAIIMGIMFKNQNIAFVVGLAFAIAASANFPILFLSIYWKKLTTRGAVIGGSIGLATAVLLVILGPIVWVDIFGNAQAIFPYKYPALFSVSAAFISIWFFSISDTSDAAQDEKMAFEAQFIRSQTGIGTEGEDEYK; this is encoded by the coding sequence ATGCACAGTTTAAATCTCTCGGCGATAGTTATGTTTTTGCTCTTTGTAGTAGGGACTTTAGGTATTACTTATTGGGCTTGGAAAAAGACTAAAAGTGCAAAAGATTTTTATGTCGCAGGTGGCGGTATTACAGGTTTTCAAAATGGAATGGCAATAGCAGGAGATTATATGTCTGCCGCTTCATTTCTTGGGATATCTGGGCTTGTTTATCTTAAAGGTTATGATGGACTTATCTATTCCATAGGTTTTTTAGTTGGTTGGCCTATCATACTTTTTATGATTGCAGAACCACTTAGAAACCTAGGAAAATATACATTTGGAGATGTAGCTTCGTTTAGACTCTCTCAAACTTCGGTACGAACACTTGTAACAGTTGGTTCTATTACAACTGTTTTATTGTACCTTATTGCACAGATGGTAGGAGCTGGAAAACTTATAGAACTTCTTTTTGGTTTGGAGTATGAAGTAGCAGTTGTCTTAGTTGGTGTTTTGATGGTACTTTATGTAACTTTTGGTGGTATGCTTGCCACTACTTGGGTTCAAATCGTAAAAGCTTTTTTACTCCTTAGTGGTGCTACTTTTATGGCTGTAGCTGTTATGGCACATCATGATTTCAACTTTGGTTCTTTGTTTGCTCACGCTGTTGAGTTAAAAGGAGAAGCTATTATGAGCCCTGGAGGACTTGTATCTGACCCAATATCTGCTATATCTTTAGCAGTGGCTTTGATGTTTGGAACTGCAGGACTTCCTCATATACTTATGAGATTTTTTACAGTTAGGGATGCAAAAGAGGCACGAAAATCTGTTTTTTATGCAACAGGTTTTATTGGTTATTTTTATGTTTTAACTTTTATTATAGGGTTTGGAGCTATTGTTATGGTATATCAAAATCCAGACTACTTAGATGCCACAAGCACTCTTCTTAAGTCAGATTTTCCTATACTTGGTGGAAATAATATGGCTGCAATTCATTTAAGTCATGCAGTAGGAGGAGACTTTTTCTTAGGTTTTATTTCTGCTGTTGCTTTTGCTACTATATTGGCAGTTGTATCAGGTCTAACCTTAGCGGGTGCATCTGCAATAAGCCATGACCTTTATGCATCTGTACTTAAACATGGAAAGGCAGATGGCATGGCAGAAGTGAGAGTTTCAAAATATGCTACGGTTGTTCTTGGTGGTGTTGCAATAATTATGGGCATAATGTTTAAAAATCAAAATATTGCCTTTGTGGTTGGTCTTGCTTTTGCAATTGCTGCATCTGCAAACTTTCCCATACTTTTTTTATCTATTTACTGGAAAAAGCTAACTACAAGAGGTGCTGTGATAGGTGGGTCAATTGGCTTGGCAACAGCAGTTCTACTTGTTATACTGGGTCCTATCGTTTGGGTAGATATTTTTGGAAATGCACAAGCGATATTTCCATATAAATATCCAGCACTTTTTTCTGTAAGTGCTGCCTTTATCTCTATCTGGTTTTTTTCTATTAGTGATACTTCAGATGCAGCACAAGATGAAAAAATGGCTTTTGAAGCACAATTTATTAGAAGTCAAACAGGCATTGGAACCGAAGGGGAGGATGAGTATAAATGA
- a CDS encoding DUF485 domain-containing protein: MNQELVDKIKNNPHYQELVSKRSSFSIKLSVSMLLVYFAFIITIAFFPSFLGAPISSDSVTTVGIPVGIFIIIFAFILAGIYTSRANSEFDDLTNKIKQDL, encoded by the coding sequence ATGAATCAAGAACTAGTTGATAAGATAAAGAATAATCCTCATTATCAAGAACTAGTATCTAAAAGAAGCTCGTTTTCTATTAAACTCTCTGTTTCTATGCTTTTAGTTTATTTTGCTTTTATCATTACTATCGCATTTTTTCCATCGTTTTTAGGTGCTCCAATTTCTAGTGACTCTGTTACAACTGTTGGCATTCCTGTTGGTATTTTTATTATCATTTTTGCTTTTATCCTAGCGGGCATCTATACTTCAAGAGCAAATTCTGAGTTTGATGATTTGACAAATAAAATCAAACAAGACTTATAA
- a CDS encoding OprD family outer membrane porin — protein sequence MKNNIALSAIVVGLLGSVSVQADDAVSTMFKNGKASGQIREFTIVRDTKYSNPVAKADKNQMSNAIGGYLKYVTAEASGFTLGTAFYTTNAFLARDNDKLNNLINTTVLGADGNGYSILGEAYIQYKNGKTAVTVGRQKIDSPLMAGDDYRMIRNLFNSVEIVNTSVDGVKFNLGHTTQMAAGTFANAYAGGLTAAAAGYTSIKANRGNTDFEGFGDIYVGESTAGITTLGVTYTGIKGLKVQLWDYYAHDISNTIYGDISYKAKMGSITPFVAAQFIKQGAAGDKKLKNTGISDKGELEGFYYGLKAGLSVSGFTTYLAYSATSENSDSDLAASDTAKNSIILVGGGYPVYTQGMVSRQMTLAGVSAIKAVLAYSFKEMGADVKVVGYYIGINYANSNAGYNEKLNTNEKGFDIIYNTAWAKNLQLRLRGNYVSDWTAAPNGTDDVRDWSEYRLIANYKF from the coding sequence ATGAAAAATAATATCGCATTAAGTGCAATAGTTGTTGGACTTTTAGGTTCAGTTAGTGTTCAAGCAGATGACGCTGTAAGCACAATGTTTAAAAATGGTAAAGCAAGTGGACAAATTAGAGAGTTCACAATTGTTAGAGATACAAAATATTCAAATCCAGTTGCCAAGGCTGATAAAAATCAAATGTCAAACGCAATTGGTGGTTATTTAAAGTATGTAACAGCTGAAGCATCAGGTTTTACTCTTGGTACAGCATTTTATACTACAAATGCTTTTCTTGCTCGTGATAATGACAAGCTTAACAATCTAATCAACACAACTGTTTTAGGTGCTGATGGTAATGGTTATTCTATCTTAGGTGAAGCTTATATCCAATACAAAAATGGAAAAACAGCAGTTACAGTTGGTCGTCAAAAAATTGACTCTCCATTAATGGCTGGTGATGATTATAGAATGATTCGAAACTTATTTAACTCTGTTGAGATTGTTAACACAAGTGTTGATGGTGTAAAATTTAACCTTGGTCATACAACTCAAATGGCTGCTGGTACATTTGCTAATGCGTATGCTGGTGGACTTACAGCTGCAGCGGCTGGTTATACTTCTATAAAAGCAAATAGAGGTAATACTGACTTCGAAGGTTTTGGTGATATTTATGTTGGTGAGTCAACAGCAGGTATCACAACATTAGGTGTTACTTATACAGGTATTAAAGGTCTTAAAGTTCAACTATGGGACTATTATGCTCATGATATCTCAAATACTATTTATGGTGATATCTCATATAAAGCAAAAATGGGTTCAATTACTCCATTTGTAGCTGCTCAGTTTATCAAGCAAGGTGCTGCTGGTGATAAAAAACTTAAAAACACTGGTATAAGCGATAAGGGTGAACTAGAAGGTTTTTACTATGGGCTTAAAGCTGGACTTTCTGTTTCAGGTTTTACAACTTACTTAGCATATTCTGCTACGAGTGAAAATAGTGATTCAGATTTAGCAGCAAGTGATACAGCTAAAAATTCTATTATTTTAGTGGGTGGTGGTTACCCAGTATATACTCAAGGTATGGTATCTCGTCAAATGACTCTTGCTGGTGTTAGCGCTATTAAAGCAGTTCTTGCATATAGTTTCAAAGAAATGGGTGCTGATGTAAAAGTTGTTGGTTACTATATTGGTATAAACTATGCAAATAGTAATGCTGGTTACAATGAGAAGTTAAATACAAATGAAAAAGGTTTTGACATTATCTATAATACTGCATGGGCTAAAAACTTACAACTTCGTCTTCGTGGAAACTATGTAAGTGATTGGACTGCTGCTCCAAATGGTACAGATGATGTTCGTGATTGGTCAGAGTATAGATTAATAGCAAATTACAAATTCTAG
- a CDS encoding response regulator transcription factor produces MKILLLEDEIMLNESICEYLDAVGHQMHSFLDGLDALESIKENSYDLLILDINVPGIDGLSFLEQMHKLKIHVPSIYISALVDIEDISRAYNLGCYDYLKKPFHLKELTLRIDRVKVDKEIPRVHLRLSTNYSYDQEHSLLLFNNEPQVLTKKQSQIIDLLARNRGMVVDFEQFRIYVWDENIIDNATIRAEINRLKKFLQEDVLTNVRGMGYMIEKP; encoded by the coding sequence TTGAAAATACTACTTTTGGAAGATGAAATAATGTTAAATGAGTCCATCTGTGAGTATCTAGATGCTGTTGGACATCAGATGCATAGTTTTTTAGATGGGCTAGATGCTTTAGAGTCCATAAAAGAAAACTCCTATGATTTACTGATACTCGACATCAATGTTCCTGGCATTGATGGACTTAGTTTTTTAGAACAAATGCATAAACTTAAAATACATGTTCCTTCTATTTACATTAGTGCTTTGGTGGATATAGAAGATATTTCAAGAGCATATAATCTTGGGTGCTATGATTACCTAAAAAAACCATTTCATTTAAAAGAGCTAACTCTTCGAATAGATAGGGTAAAAGTAGATAAAGAAATTCCAAGAGTGCATCTAAGACTCTCTACAAATTATAGTTATGATCAAGAGCATAGTCTGCTTCTTTTTAATAACGAACCACAAGTCCTAACTAAAAAACAGTCACAAATCATAGACTTACTCGCAAGAAACAGAGGAATGGTAGTTGACTTTGAACAGTTTCGCATCTATGTTTGGGATGAAAATATCATAGATAATGCTACTATAAGAGCAGAAATCAACAGACTAAAAAAATTTCTACAAGAAGATGTACTCACAAATGTCCGAGGAATGGGCTATATGATAGAGAAACCGTAA
- a CDS encoding HAMP domain-containing sensor histidine kinase encodes MKLSSTFTNVTTRQANIFTIMIMFFFSTIFVGLLTTEMYEDYEIALEQSYMVDGSLLSTEDILVQKHKKLKTLMIKTVLVVVTLSFILFALFLGLNNLFNKLLNRDTQTFLDFFEQAAHNDQVINPDSIFFKDFKIMVGYANKMVEKINEQKYALQDMNISLEDRVQKKTADLLRINKNLEEEKKFSQDLVKSHKEFLRYTVHETNTPLSVILTSIELYVMKHPKDRQLSKIEAAVKNIFNIYDDLSYLVKKDQIEYPKIVINFHDYLTSRIDFFSEVAGYSRVKFVYETESPDAHVYFNGTKLQRIVDNTITNAIKYTLPDETVYVKLVQVWAHLDFSMSSKSKIIKDTSRVFDEYYQEEKTSSGFGIGLRLIRTICDEEDVMISLSSSNEETIFKYRFKMMGE; translated from the coding sequence ATGAAACTAAGTTCAACTTTTACCAATGTGACTACTAGACAAGCAAATATTTTTACAATTATGATTATGTTTTTCTTTAGTACAATTTTTGTTGGTTTACTTACAACTGAGATGTATGAAGATTATGAAATCGCACTAGAACAAAGTTATATGGTAGATGGCAGTCTTTTATCTACTGAAGATATTTTAGTACAAAAACATAAAAAATTAAAAACATTGATGATAAAGACCGTTTTGGTTGTGGTTACCCTCTCTTTTATACTTTTTGCACTTTTTTTAGGTCTTAACAACCTTTTTAATAAATTACTAAATAGGGATACACAAACATTTTTAGACTTTTTTGAACAAGCTGCACATAATGACCAAGTTATAAACCCAGATTCTATATTTTTTAAAGATTTTAAAATCATGGTTGGATATGCCAACAAAATGGTAGAAAAAATTAACGAACAAAAATACGCACTTCAAGATATGAATATAAGCCTAGAAGATAGAGTTCAAAAAAAAACAGCTGACCTTTTACGCATAAATAAAAATCTTGAAGAAGAAAAAAAATTCTCTCAAGATTTAGTAAAATCACACAAAGAATTTTTAAGATATACAGTTCATGAAACAAATACACCATTAAGCGTAATTTTAACTTCTATAGAATTGTATGTTATGAAACACCCAAAAGATAGGCAGCTTTCAAAAATAGAAGCAGCAGTTAAAAATATTTTTAATATTTATGATGATTTGAGTTACTTAGTTAAAAAAGACCAAATAGAGTACCCAAAAATAGTTATAAATTTTCATGACTATCTTACTTCACGCATTGATTTTTTTAGTGAGGTTGCTGGATATTCAAGAGTTAAATTTGTTTATGAGACAGAGTCTCCAGATGCACATGTATACTTTAATGGTACAAAACTTCAACGAATAGTTGACAATACAATAACTAATGCTATAAAATATACACTTCCAGATGAGACAGTTTATGTAAAATTAGTTCAAGTTTGGGCACATCTTGATTTTTCTATGAGTTCGAAGTCAAAAATTATAAAAGATACTTCAAGAGTCTTTGATGAGTATTATCAAGAAGAGAAAACAAGTAGTGGTTTTGGTATAGGTCTTAGACTAATTAGAACTATTTGTGATGAAGAAGATGTTATGATTTCTTTATCCTCTAGTAATGAAGAAACTATATTTAAGTATAGATTTAAAATGATGGGAGAGTAA
- a CDS encoding peptidylprolyl isomerase yields MSRTTELKKYDLSADELAKLQWAKVTTSKGIIWLKLFGEQTPNTVANFAHLANTGFYNDLIFHRVIPGFMAQGGCPDGSGMGGPDWAIECETAQNTSLHARGSLSMAHAGPNTGGSQFFITFAPTPHLDGVHTVFGAIEEDDTESFAVLDSVEGQDSIDSIEILESKS; encoded by the coding sequence ATGTCTAGAACAACTGAGTTAAAAAAATACGATTTGAGTGCTGATGAGTTAGCAAAACTTCAATGGGCAAAAGTAACTACAAGTAAAGGTATTATCTGGTTAAAACTTTTTGGTGAACAAACTCCAAATACTGTTGCTAATTTTGCTCATTTAGCAAATACTGGTTTTTACAATGACCTAATATTTCATCGTGTGATTCCAGGGTTTATGGCACAAGGTGGTTGTCCTGATGGTAGTGGAATGGGTGGTCCTGACTGGGCTATAGAGTGTGAAACTGCACAAAATACTTCTCTTCATGCAAGAGGAAGTTTATCTATGGCTCATGCAGGACCAAATACAGGTGGAAGTCAATTTTTCATAACTTTTGCTCCAACACCACACCTTGATGGTGTTCACACAGTTTTTGGTGCGATTGAAGAAGATGATACGGAGAGTTTTGCTGTTTTAGACAGCGTTGAAGGTCAAGATTCTATCGATTCTATAGAAATTTTGGAAAGTAAATCTTAG
- a CDS encoding epoxyqueuosine reductase QueH — MLVHICCSVDSHFFLQKLQQDFPQEKLIGFFYDPNIHPYSEYQLRLLDVERSCKKLGISLLEGEYDFEAWMQAVKGLENEPEKGKRCEVCFDKRFEVSAKKALSLGETKITTTLLVSPLKSQEQLKRSGDAFYDKYGVEFIAVDYRAKGGTQDQSRVTKEEQLYRQDYCGCIYGLKMQREQQKRLMDEIFSPISAQILPASIEERLEMYKKRIVLEDEGKKYKIIKQKFLNYRQLSLKVTEDKKTNIPAYALSYSTLPRKKVQGNRVKEEVTLITLDTFNIASKQEYKNITELIYNPPTFDEELKIKEHLGSCAYDLNPIIVVEQIPTKKLTIELDALTYEDIKEKLIII; from the coding sequence ATCTTAGTACATATTTGTTGCAGTGTTGATTCGCACTTTTTTTTGCAAAAACTTCAACAAGATTTTCCTCAGGAGAAGCTAATTGGTTTCTTCTATGATCCCAACATTCACCCATATTCTGAGTACCAACTTAGACTTCTTGATGTAGAGCGTTCATGTAAAAAACTTGGCATTTCCCTACTTGAAGGTGAGTATGACTTTGAAGCTTGGATGCAAGCGGTAAAAGGTTTAGAAAATGAACCTGAGAAGGGAAAAAGATGTGAAGTTTGTTTTGATAAACGCTTTGAAGTAAGTGCAAAAAAAGCTCTATCTTTAGGTGAAACAAAAATTACAACCACTCTTTTAGTAAGTCCACTTAAATCGCAAGAACAGCTAAAACGAAGCGGTGATGCTTTTTATGATAAATATGGTGTTGAATTTATTGCGGTAGATTACAGAGCAAAAGGTGGAACACAAGACCAAAGCCGAGTGACAAAAGAAGAACAACTTTACCGACAAGATTATTGCGGATGCATCTATGGTTTAAAGATGCAAAGAGAACAACAAAAACGCTTAATGGATGAAATATTTTCTCCTATTTCTGCTCAAATATTACCAGCATCTATAGAAGAACGCTTAGAGATGTATAAAAAAAGAATAGTGCTTGAAGATGAAGGTAAAAAATACAAAATCATCAAACAAAAGTTTCTAAATTATAGACAACTCTCTCTAAAAGTAACAGAAGATAAAAAAACAAATATACCTGCTTATGCTCTATCTTACTCAACTTTACCAAGAAAAAAAGTTCAGGGAAACAGAGTAAAAGAAGAAGTGACTTTAATAACTCTAGATACTTTCAATATTGCTTCAAAACAAGAGTATAAAAATATAACAGAGCTTATATATAATCCTCCTACTTTTGATGAAGAACTAAAAATAAAAGAGCACCTAGGCTCTTGTGCTTATGATTTAAATCCAATTATAGTAGTCGAGCAAATTCCTACAAAAAAACTCACAATAGAGTTAGATGCTTTAACTTACGAAGATATAAAAGAAAAACTAATCATAATATAA
- the fabZ gene encoding 3-hydroxyacyl-ACP dehydratase FabZ yields MTMDVIEIQKIIPHRYPFLLLDRVTNLIPKESIIGFKNVTIGDNIFQGHFPGHPIYPGVMILEGMAQAGGILAFKSMGDMTEEEVASKVVYFMSIDKAKFRKPVKPGDRLEYRISVIKNKGSIWMLDGKAFVDDVLVSQAELKAMIVDK; encoded by the coding sequence ATGACCATGGATGTTATAGAAATTCAAAAAATCATACCTCATCGCTACCCATTTTTGCTGCTAGACCGTGTTACTAATCTTATTCCAAAAGAGTCAATTATAGGATTTAAGAATGTAACTATTGGCGATAATATTTTTCAAGGTCATTTTCCTGGTCATCCAATATACCCTGGTGTTATGATTTTAGAAGGAATGGCACAAGCTGGTGGCATTTTAGCTTTTAAAAGTATGGGGGATATGACAGAAGAAGAGGTAGCTTCTAAAGTTGTTTACTTTATGAGTATCGACAAAGCAAAATTTCGTAAACCAGTAAAACCAGGAGATAGACTAGAATATAGAATTAGTGTTATCAAGAACAAGGGTAGCATCTGGATGTTAGATGGAAAAGCTTTTGTTGATGATGTTTTAGTGTCTCAGGCTGAATTAAAAGCTATGATTGTTGATAAGTAG
- the lpxA gene encoding acyl-ACP--UDP-N-acetylglucosamine O-acyltransferase: MSNISPQAIIEDGAVIGKDVEIGAFCFISSQANIGDGTTIAQGSCIYGKTTIGKNNIIFSHSVLGSIPQDLKFAGEDVELIIGDNNKIREFTLFNPGTKGGGGKTIIGSHNLFMGYVHLGHDVIIGNHCILANAATLAGHVEVGDYAVIGGMTPIHQFVHIGDYAMIGGASALAQDVPPFCMAEGNRATLRGLNLTGLRRNLSREDINELKSSYRELFESGKPLKESASTLLEKTKNHYVNDLCDFVLKTKRGIPFERKTIQEEKS; the protein is encoded by the coding sequence ATGTCTAACATTTCTCCTCAAGCTATAATTGAAGACGGTGCAGTAATAGGAAAAGATGTAGAGATAGGTGCATTTTGTTTTATCTCTTCACAAGCGAATATCGGTGATGGTACAACTATTGCACAAGGTTCTTGCATCTATGGAAAAACTACCATCGGAAAAAATAACATTATATTTTCTCATTCAGTTCTTGGCTCAATCCCACAAGATTTAAAATTTGCTGGAGAAGATGTAGAACTCATAATCGGTGATAATAATAAAATAAGAGAATTTACTCTTTTTAACCCTGGTACAAAAGGTGGCGGTGGCAAGACTATCATAGGCAGTCACAATCTTTTTATGGGTTATGTGCATCTAGGGCATGATGTTATCATTGGTAACCACTGCATACTTGCAAATGCTGCAACTTTAGCTGGTCATGTTGAAGTTGGAGATTATGCAGTTATTGGTGGTATGACTCCTATTCATCAGTTTGTTCATATTGGCGATTATGCCATGATTGGTGGAGCATCTGCCCTCGCTCAAGATGTACCTCCATTTTGTATGGCTGAAGGAAATCGAGCGACTCTTCGGGGTCTTAATTTAACTGGACTTAGAAGAAACTTATCTCGTGAAGATATTAATGAACTAAAATCTTCATATAGAGAACTATTTGAATCTGGGAAACCTCTAAAAGAGAGTGCTAGTACACTTTTAGAAAAAACTAAAAATCATTATGTAAATGATTTATGTGACTTTGTACTAAAGACAAAAAGAGGTATTCCCTTTGAAAGAAAAACAATACAAGAGGAGAAATCATAA
- the clpX gene encoding ATP-dependent Clp protease ATP-binding subunit ClpX yields the protein MMSRHCSFCDAIESEENPLIAGNGVYICKNCVFSAYKIMFGDEKQSTNENKSELLEAVNKLMTPKELNNFLGDYIIGQERARKLLSVAVYNHYKRIFKTHEVSDDDTEIAKSNVLLIGPTGSGKTLMAQTIARVLNVPIAITDATSLTEAGYVGEDVENILTKLIQSADGDVQRAEKGIVFIDEVDKVARMSENRSITRDVSGEGVQQALLKIVEGAEVNIPPKGGRKHPNQEFTTIDTKNILFICGGAFDGLEDILKRKQGDNILGFGHEKKTKNEQKPTYDMVEPDDLVSYGLIPELIGRLPIIASLQEISEEDMVRILVEPKNSLVKQYKKLFSIDGVDLSFEEDALGAIAAKSIKRKTGARGLRAILEEHMIDIMYELPEYEGYEVLITKDVIDNNQDPIYIKKSNKKIA from the coding sequence ATAATGAGCAGACATTGTAGTTTTTGTGATGCTATAGAGAGTGAAGAAAATCCACTTATAGCTGGAAATGGTGTGTATATTTGTAAAAATTGTGTATTTTCTGCATATAAAATCATGTTTGGTGATGAGAAACAAAGTACAAATGAAAATAAATCTGAACTTCTTGAAGCAGTAAATAAGCTTATGACTCCAAAAGAGTTAAATAACTTTTTAGGTGACTACATTATAGGTCAAGAAAGAGCAAGAAAACTTCTAAGTGTTGCTGTTTATAACCACTATAAAAGAATATTTAAAACACATGAAGTAAGTGATGATGATACAGAAATAGCAAAATCAAATGTTTTACTAATAGGACCAACTGGTAGTGGTAAAACTCTAATGGCTCAAACTATTGCAAGAGTTTTAAATGTTCCTATCGCTATAACAGATGCAACTAGTCTCACAGAAGCTGGATATGTAGGAGAAGATGTTGAAAACATCTTAACAAAACTTATCCAATCAGCAGACGGAGATGTTCAAAGAGCAGAAAAAGGTATAGTCTTTATCGATGAAGTAGATAAAGTTGCTCGTATGAGTGAAAATCGTTCAATCACAAGAGATGTATCTGGTGAAGGTGTTCAACAAGCACTACTTAAAATAGTAGAAGGTGCTGAAGTAAATATTCCTCCTAAAGGTGGAAGAAAACATCCAAACCAAGAATTTACTACTATTGACACTAAAAATATTTTATTTATATGTGGTGGTGCTTTTGATGGACTTGAAGATATTCTAAAAAGAAAACAAGGTGACAATATTTTAGGCTTTGGGCATGAGAAAAAAACTAAAAATGAGCAAAAACCAACTTATGACATGGTAGAACCTGATGATTTAGTTTCTTATGGACTTATTCCAGAGCTTATAGGAAGACTTCCTATTATAGCTTCACTTCAAGAAATAAGTGAAGAGGACATGGTACGCATCTTAGTGGAACCGAAAAATTCACTTGTTAAACAATACAAAAAATTATTTTCTATTGATGGAGTTGACTTATCTTTTGAAGAAGACGCGCTTGGTGCCATAGCAGCAAAATCTATAAAAAGAAAAACTGGCGCTCGTGGACTTCGTGCAATACTAGAAGAGCATATGATAGATATTATGTATGAACTTCCAGAATATGAGGGTTATGAAGTTCTTATTACAAAAGATGTAATCGATAATAATCAAGACCCTATATATATAAAAAAATCTAATAAAAAAATAGCATAA
- a CDS encoding rod shape-determining protein, producing the protein MIFNKLIGLFSNDLAIDLGTANTIVISKGRGIIINEPSVVAVKTEKFGHTRVLAVGREAKEMVGKTPGNIKAIRPMRDGVIADFDMTEKMIRKFIEKAHGRSTLISPRIIICVPYGLTQVERKAVRESALSAGAREVFLIEEPMAAAIGAGIDIREPKGNLVVDIGGGTTEIGVVSLGGLVLSKSIRTAGDKLDKAIVDYIKKKYNLLIGERTAEEIKINIGTAVTLAEEITMVVNGRDQVEGLLSSIELTSEDAREAMKEPLKEISEALRDVIEKMPPDLSGDIVNHGIILTGGGALIRQLDKFLSDIVKVPVYVADEPLLAVARGTGRALEEIDLLQELFENE; encoded by the coding sequence ATGATATTCAACAAACTAATAGGACTTTTCTCAAACGACTTAGCAATTGACTTAGGAACTGCGAATACGATTGTAATTTCAAAAGGTCGTGGAATTATTATTAATGAACCATCGGTGGTTGCAGTTAAAACTGAAAAATTTGGTCACACTAGAGTTTTAGCGGTTGGGCGTGAAGCTAAAGAGATGGTAGGGAAAACTCCTGGAAATATAAAAGCTATTCGCCCAATGAGAGATGGAGTTATTGCTGATTTTGATATGACTGAAAAAATGATTAGAAAGTTCATAGAAAAAGCTCATGGAAGAAGTACTCTTATTAGTCCTAGAATTATTATATGTGTTCCTTATGGACTTACACAAGTTGAAAGGAAAGCTGTAAGAGAATCAGCTTTAAGTGCAGGTGCAAGAGAAGTTTTTCTAATCGAAGAGCCTATGGCAGCAGCAATTGGGGCGGGCATTGATATTCGTGAACCTAAAGGAAACTTAGTTGTGGATATAGGTGGTGGTACGACAGAGATAGGTGTTGTTTCACTTGGTGGGCTTGTTTTATCTAAGTCTATTAGAACTGCTGGTGATAAACTAGACAAGGCAATAGTTGATTATATAAAGAAAAAATATAATCTTTTAATAGGTGAGCGAACTGCTGAAGAGATTAAAATCAACATTGGTACTGCTGTAACACTAGCAGAAGAAATTACTATGGTTGTAAATGGTAGAGATCAGGTTGAGGGACTACTTAGTTCAATCGAGCTTACAAGTGAAGATGCAAGAGAGGCTATGAAAGAACCACTTAAAGAGATTTCAGAAGCTCTAAGAGATGTCATAGAAAAGATGCCACCTGACCTTTCTGGTGATATTGTAAACCATGGTATTATTTTAACTGGTGGGGGTGCTCTTATTCGCCAACTTGATAAATTTTTATCTGATATTGTTAAAGTACCTGTTTATGTTGCTGATGAACCACTTTTAGCAGTTGCAAGAGGAACAGGACGAGCACTTGAAGAGATAGACTTACTACAAGAGTTATTTGAGAATGAATAA